One window from the genome of Rickettsiella endosymbiont of Xylota segnis encodes:
- a CDS encoding murein L,D-transpeptidase catalytic domain family protein: MILKKITSLLLLASGLFVMTVNASPVSQDANVQAELQQLSGRAPGLNPKVLQLGLEAYNKARQEGLDNQHILTIIDYTKPSTARRLWVLDLNNNSMLFNEYVAHGQNSGGNYATSFSDRPGSLESSLGVFLTESTYQGKHGYSLKLKGLEKGFNDRAEARDIVVHRADYATAQFAQQHGRLGRSWGCFAVSPAVADSLIHSIKNGTLVFAYYPDPSWLSKSQFLS, translated from the coding sequence GTGATATTAAAGAAAATAACAAGTTTATTACTGCTAGCCAGTGGTCTCTTCGTGATGACCGTTAATGCTAGTCCAGTAAGCCAGGATGCTAACGTGCAAGCTGAGTTGCAGCAACTCAGTGGGCGGGCTCCAGGTCTTAATCCTAAAGTATTACAATTAGGTTTAGAGGCTTATAATAAAGCCAGACAGGAAGGTTTAGACAATCAGCATATTCTAACGATTATTGATTATACTAAGCCATCAACAGCGCGAAGATTGTGGGTATTAGACCTTAACAACAACTCTATGCTTTTTAATGAGTACGTTGCCCATGGACAGAACAGTGGTGGCAACTATGCAACTTCCTTCTCAGATAGACCAGGAAGTTTAGAATCAAGTTTAGGTGTGTTTTTAACCGAATCAACTTATCAGGGTAAACACGGCTATTCATTAAAGTTAAAAGGTCTAGAAAAAGGATTTAACGATAGGGCGGAAGCTCGTGATATCGTAGTCCATAGAGCGGATTATGCGACAGCGCAATTTGCGCAGCAACATGGTCGTCTGGGACGAAGTTGGGGTTGTTTTGCAGTCAGTCCAGCAGTTGCCGATTCATTAATCCATTCGATTAAGAACGGAACGCTAGTATTTGCTTACTACCCTGATCCATCATGGTTATCAAAATCGCAGTTTCTTTCATAA
- the gltA gene encoding citrate synthase has product MSSSTATLTVNDLAPVNLPICKATLGPDVIDVTQLAKVNRFTYDPGFLSTASCSSKITFIDGDKGILLYRGYSIDQLAEKSDFIEVAYLLLHGELPNQTQKKNFNEEINQHTMVHEQLRHFFHGFRRDAHPMAIMLGVVGALSAFYHDLLDIHNKEHRKLAALRLIAKMPTLAAMSYKYATGLPFMYPLNHLNYAENFMHMMFGVPTEENPPNPVLAKALDKIFILHADHEQNASTSTVRMAGSTGANPYACISAGIAALWGPAHGGANEACLNMLLEIGDISRINHYIEKAKDPNDPFRLMGFGHRVYKNYDPRASVMKKTCHDVLEETGQKEVPLFKLALALEKIALEDPYFVERKLYPNVDFYSGITLSALGIPTNMFTVIFALARTVGWISQWEEMMADPKLRIARPRQLYIGSTQRNYIAIEKR; this is encoded by the coding sequence TTGTCTTCTTCCACGGCAACTTTAACTGTTAATGACTTAGCGCCTGTTAATTTGCCGATTTGCAAAGCAACTTTAGGACCTGATGTTATAGATGTGACTCAATTGGCAAAAGTTAATCGATTTACTTATGATCCAGGATTTCTATCTACTGCTTCCTGTTCTTCTAAAATAACTTTTATTGATGGTGATAAAGGTATTTTACTTTATCGCGGTTATTCGATTGATCAACTTGCAGAAAAATCAGATTTTATAGAAGTTGCTTATTTATTGCTTCATGGTGAGTTACCTAATCAAACTCAAAAAAAGAATTTTAATGAAGAAATTAATCAACATACCATGGTACATGAGCAGCTACGTCATTTTTTTCATGGATTTCGTAGAGATGCTCATCCCATGGCAATTATGTTGGGTGTAGTTGGAGCATTATCCGCTTTTTATCATGATTTGTTGGATATTCATAATAAAGAACATCGCAAATTAGCCGCATTAAGATTAATTGCTAAAATGCCAACTCTTGCTGCTATGTCTTACAAGTATGCGACAGGATTGCCTTTTATGTATCCTCTGAATCATTTAAATTATGCCGAAAATTTTATGCATATGATGTTTGGGGTTCCAACTGAAGAGAATCCACCTAACCCAGTGTTGGCAAAGGCTTTAGACAAAATTTTTATTTTACATGCTGATCATGAGCAAAATGCTTCTACATCGACCGTTAGAATGGCTGGCTCTACAGGTGCTAATCCCTATGCCTGCATTTCTGCAGGGATAGCCGCTTTATGGGGACCCGCTCATGGTGGTGCCAACGAAGCATGCTTAAATATGTTGCTTGAAATAGGAGATATTTCTCGTATTAACCATTACATCGAAAAGGCAAAAGATCCCAATGATCCCTTTCGATTAATGGGTTTTGGACATCGTGTGTATAAAAATTACGACCCGCGCGCATCAGTGATGAAAAAAACATGTCATGATGTATTGGAAGAAACTGGGCAAAAAGAAGTGCCTTTATTTAAACTTGCATTAGCTTTAGAGAAAATTGCTTTAGAAGATCCTTATTTCGTTGAAAGAAAATTATATCCTAATGTAGATTTTTATTCGGGTATTACTTTAAGTGCTTTAGGAATTCCTACCAATATGTTTACAGTAATTTTTGCATTAGCTCGCACGGTAGGTTGGATTTCACAATGGGAAGAAATGATGGCTGACCCAAAACTTCGCATTGCAAGACCTAGACAATTGTATATTGGAAGTACGCAAAGAAATTATATAGCTATTGAAAAAAGATAA
- the rluC gene encoding 23S rRNA pseudouridine(955/2504/2580) synthase RluC encodes MQTIQQLTVTNDHSGQRLDNFLMSRLKGLPKSRLYRIIRKGELRINKKRVKPDYRLQEGDIIRIPPLRLAPRTPKNILNANLAGLLEKAIIFEDKHFLVLNKPSGMAVHGGSGIHLGVIEALRLLRPQLKFLELVHRLDRDTSGCLLLAKKSSILKELHELLRSGQMKKTYIALVAGHWPKSLRKVDAPLYKNQLQSGERIVLVQAEGKSSLTEFSVQHYYVESTLIAVMPITGRTHQIRVHAQFAKHPIIGDEKYGEKEINKKMRQLGCKRLFLHASQLEFTLGSTGKTITLAAKLPEDLNQVLKNLTSLPSS; translated from the coding sequence GTGCAAACTATTCAACAATTAACTGTAACAAATGACCATTCAGGCCAGAGACTCGACAATTTTTTAATGTCGCGATTAAAAGGTCTACCTAAAAGTCGTCTTTATCGAATCATACGAAAAGGCGAATTACGCATCAACAAAAAAAGAGTAAAGCCCGATTATCGTTTACAGGAAGGAGATATTATTCGGATCCCCCCCCTACGACTTGCCCCCCGTACTCCAAAAAATATTTTAAATGCAAATTTAGCTGGGCTACTTGAAAAAGCAATTATTTTTGAAGATAAACATTTTTTAGTCCTTAACAAACCTAGTGGTATGGCCGTCCATGGTGGAAGCGGGATACATTTAGGGGTCATAGAAGCTTTACGCCTGTTGCGACCACAATTGAAATTCTTGGAATTAGTTCATCGCTTGGATCGTGACACTTCAGGTTGTTTACTACTGGCTAAAAAAAGTAGTATTTTAAAGGAATTACATGAATTATTACGTTCGGGTCAGATGAAAAAGACTTATATTGCTCTAGTAGCAGGACATTGGCCTAAATCGTTACGAAAAGTCGACGCTCCGTTGTATAAAAATCAATTACAATCCGGAGAACGCATCGTACTTGTTCAAGCAGAAGGCAAAAGTTCCCTAACTGAATTTTCTGTACAACATTATTATGTTGAATCCACATTAATCGCAGTAATGCCCATCACTGGCCGCACCCACCAGATTCGCGTTCATGCTCAATTTGCCAAACACCCTATTATTGGGGACGAAAAGTATGGAGAAAAAGAAATCAATAAAAAAATGCGTCAACTAGGCTGTAAACGACTTTTTTTACACGCTAGTCAGCTTGAGTTTACTTTAGGTTCGACAGGAAAAACTATAACGCTAGCTGCCAAATTGCCAGAAGATTTAAATCAAGTTTTGAAAAATTTAACCTCTTTACCGAGTTCATAG
- the adk gene encoding adenylate kinase, whose translation MNIILLGPPGAGKGTQAEFLTTFYHIPKISTGDILRDPAIQGTPVGLQIKALMDAGQLISDKVIIELVESRIQQADCANGFLFDGFPRTLPQAEAIRSNGIFIDFVIEIEIEDDEIVKRLSGRRIHPGSGRIYHILHNSPKVPNKDDVTGEPLIQRNDDTEATIRERLRIYHQQTKPVLFYYNEWQRSGDPDAPCYISINGHADVDEVRRHIFAELKKNSQK comes from the coding sequence ATGAACATTATTTTACTAGGGCCACCCGGGGCGGGAAAGGGCACCCAAGCAGAGTTTTTAACGACTTTTTATCATATCCCCAAAATTTCTACTGGAGATATACTACGTGATCCGGCTATCCAAGGTACCCCTGTGGGACTTCAAATCAAGGCTTTGATGGATGCAGGTCAATTAATTTCTGATAAGGTTATTATTGAATTAGTCGAATCACGTATTCAGCAAGCAGATTGTGCGAATGGTTTTTTATTTGATGGATTTCCACGTACTTTACCTCAAGCGGAGGCGATACGATCTAACGGAATTTTTATTGATTTCGTTATAGAAATTGAGATTGAGGATGATGAAATTGTAAAACGTCTCAGTGGGCGGCGTATTCATCCCGGTTCCGGCCGTATTTACCATATATTACATAATTCTCCCAAAGTCCCGAATAAAGATGATGTAACAGGAGAACCACTCATTCAACGTAATGATGACACAGAAGCAACTATACGCGAGCGTTTGCGCATTTATCATCAACAAACCAAACCAGTACTTTTTTATTACAATGAATGGCAACGTAGCGGTGATCCGGATGCGCCTTGCTATATTTCAATCAATGGGCATGCTGATGTTGATGAAGTTCGCAGACATATTTTTGCCGAATTAAAGAAGAACAGTCAAAAATAA
- a CDS encoding 3'-5' exonuclease, which yields MNTFVFDIETIPDIKNGRVLYNIDSEKNDREVANIMLAKRQEKTGNSSFLPHHLQRIVAISVALRTKNQFKIGSLGNIDSDEPALIEAFFKCIEKYLPILVSWNGSGFDLPVLHYRALLYGISSPSYWNIGNDDASFRWNNYLSRYHYRHTDLMDVLAAYQGRANAPLTDIAVMLGLPGKLGMDGSQVWDYFLDGKLAAIRDYCETDVLNTYLIYLRFELIRGTFSFETYQKECAYVREKITEENKPHFKQFIEAWKI from the coding sequence ATGAATACTTTTGTTTTTGATATTGAAACAATTCCTGACATAAAGAATGGCCGAGTTCTTTATAATATAGATAGTGAAAAAAACGATCGGGAAGTCGCTAATATAATGTTAGCTAAACGCCAAGAAAAAACCGGTAATTCAAGTTTTCTTCCTCATCATTTGCAACGTATCGTGGCTATTTCTGTTGCATTGCGCACTAAAAATCAATTTAAAATTGGGTCATTGGGTAATATCGATTCAGATGAACCTGCTCTTATAGAAGCATTTTTCAAATGTATTGAGAAATATTTACCCATCTTAGTATCCTGGAATGGTAGTGGCTTCGATCTACCTGTTTTACATTATCGAGCGTTATTATACGGAATCAGTAGTCCTAGCTATTGGAATATAGGTAATGACGATGCCAGTTTTCGTTGGAATAACTATTTGAGTCGTTATCATTATCGACATACGGATTTGATGGATGTATTAGCTGCCTATCAAGGCCGTGCAAATGCCCCCCTGACAGATATTGCTGTCATGTTAGGTTTGCCCGGAAAACTAGGTATGGATGGCAGCCAAGTTTGGGATTATTTTTTAGATGGAAAATTAGCAGCCATCCGAGATTATTGCGAAACAGATGTATTGAATACTTATTTAATCTATCTTCGTTTTGAATTAATACGAGGAACTTTCTCTTTTGAAACTTATCAAAAAGAATGCGCTTATGTACGTGAAAAAATTACTGAAGAAAATAAACCCCATTTTAAACAATTTATTGAAGCATGGAAAATTTAA
- the rlmD gene encoding 23S rRNA (uracil(1939)-C(5))-methyltransferase RlmD — protein sequence MENLKTFSTNTTPVVITGISHEGRGIAHINGKITFIENALPGETVLISYSKKRRSYDEAKSIQVLKASTDRIQPGCLHYDSCGGCSLQHLSNQAQLQHKEKTLVDQLSHFTEIVPKSLLPPLTGASWGYRRRARLGVKYVTKKQVVLVGFREKNGRYLAQLETCKTLDPRVGELLIPLQQLIHKLNAFQAIPQIEVALGDEILGLVFRHLTPLDNSDQMQLKSFAEQHQIQLYLQPGNENSTHCIWPADPKLLSYRLENKGYKPLELLFEPKHFIQINADINQAMIQRAMELLSPNFSDRILDLFCGLGNFSLPLATRCHFVVGIEGYAELVERAKANAKHNDINNTQFYTADLTSSILKEAWAQQTFNKILLDPPRSGALEIISQIANWNVERIVYVSCNSASLARDAGELVKQGYSLEKAGIMDMFPQTHHSEAICLFTK from the coding sequence ATGGAAAATTTAAAAACTTTCTCTACCAATACGACTCCTGTAGTCATTACAGGCATTTCTCATGAAGGCCGTGGCATTGCACATATTAATGGCAAAATTACCTTTATCGAAAATGCTTTACCTGGAGAAACCGTTCTAATCTCCTACAGCAAAAAACGACGTTCCTATGACGAAGCAAAATCTATTCAGGTTTTAAAAGCCTCAACGGATAGAATTCAACCAGGCTGTCTACATTATGATAGCTGTGGTGGCTGTAGCCTACAGCATTTAAGTAACCAAGCTCAATTGCAACATAAAGAAAAGACACTTGTTGATCAACTCAGCCATTTCACTGAAATCGTGCCTAAATCATTATTACCTCCGCTTACCGGTGCGAGCTGGGGCTATCGTCGGCGTGCACGCCTTGGGGTTAAATATGTTACTAAAAAGCAAGTGGTGTTAGTTGGCTTCCGCGAAAAAAATGGACGTTATCTTGCACAATTAGAAACTTGTAAAACCTTAGATCCAAGAGTTGGTGAACTTTTAATTCCTTTACAGCAACTTATTCATAAACTAAATGCATTTCAAGCTATCCCACAAATTGAAGTGGCACTCGGTGATGAGATACTGGGCTTAGTTTTTCGACATCTCACCCCTTTAGACAACTCTGATCAAATGCAACTCAAAAGCTTTGCTGAACAACATCAAATCCAACTTTATCTACAGCCCGGCAATGAAAATAGCACTCATTGCATTTGGCCAGCAGATCCTAAATTATTAAGCTATCGTTTGGAAAATAAAGGTTATAAACCTCTAGAGCTCTTATTCGAGCCTAAACATTTTATACAGATTAACGCAGACATCAATCAAGCAATGATTCAACGAGCTATGGAATTGCTCTCACCTAATTTCAGCGATCGGATATTGGATTTATTCTGCGGATTAGGTAATTTTAGTTTACCTCTAGCCACACGATGCCATTTCGTCGTAGGCATTGAGGGATATGCAGAACTCGTGGAACGGGCAAAAGCCAATGCTAAACATAATGATATTAACAATACACAATTTTATACGGCTGATTTAACAAGTTCTATATTAAAAGAAGCTTGGGCTCAACAAACTTTCAACAAGATTCTATTGGATCCACCCCGCTCTGGAGCTTTGGAAATCATTTCGCAAATTGCAAATTGGAATGTTGAGCGTATTGTGTATGTATCCTGTAATTCTGCTAGTCTGGCTAGAGATGCTGGAGAATTAGTAAAACAAGGTTATAGTTTAGAAAAAGCCGGAATAATGGATATGTTCCCGCAAACTCATCATTCAGAAGCAATTTGTTTATTTACTAAATAG
- the dacB gene encoding D-alanyl-D-alanine carboxypeptidase/D-alanyl-D-alanine endopeptidase, translated as MNKLNSTFLKNFLFLIGILCTTILLINPTKSFAYYDENGQDSSLSSIQQNLNNILSHFKGFNTGVSIQSLSTGRVLYQYNANRGFVPASTLKLFTGIAALDYLGPHFQFKTRFLTNSGAGIHNGVLTGNLYIKFSGDPYLTLEDLKDMLETLNERHINRVQGNIVIDDTVIDRSTWPPGRVIDDRIFCYAAPVTATIINRNCFSVSVKPNRLLHPTITKSNSNLGIVIDNQAVTKRLRQRGYSLDLKPNAASKNHYTLRGYLSPKMGPLSFAVALQNPNLATYDIVAGLLRKYSIRYSNLIYGKTPPLAKSLAENSSPELAFLIKNMLKKSDNLIADSLLKKLGEQYFSVQGSWKTGRNAVQAILANKTDIDFKQLVMVDGSGLSRNNIVTPNAFVKLLNFAYTQLPDSDLFFESLPQSGIDGTLKHRLGGPALGRIHAKTGSMHGISSLAGYVRTANNQVLAFSILINDPIQGKNNQGGYRLLENRICEFLARSYV; from the coding sequence ATGAATAAACTAAACAGCACATTTCTCAAAAATTTTTTGTTTTTGATAGGGATACTTTGCACTACGATCTTATTAATAAACCCGACGAAAAGTTTTGCCTATTATGATGAAAATGGCCAAGATTCATCGCTTTCATCTATTCAACAAAACCTGAATAACATATTAAGTCATTTTAAAGGATTTAATACCGGTGTTTCCATACAGTCTTTATCCACCGGAAGAGTGTTATATCAGTATAATGCCAATCGGGGTTTTGTTCCGGCCAGTACCTTAAAATTATTTACTGGTATTGCTGCTTTGGATTATTTAGGGCCTCATTTCCAATTTAAAACGCGCTTTTTAACCAACTCTGGAGCAGGGATTCATAATGGGGTCTTAACTGGAAATTTGTATATTAAATTTAGTGGCGACCCTTATTTAACGCTCGAGGATCTCAAAGACATGTTAGAGACTTTAAATGAACGACATATAAATAGGGTCCAAGGTAATATTGTTATTGATGATACTGTCATCGATCGGAGTACCTGGCCTCCGGGACGCGTCATTGACGATAGAATTTTTTGCTATGCAGCCCCTGTAACCGCTACCATCATCAATCGCAATTGTTTTAGTGTTAGTGTTAAACCTAATCGTTTACTACATCCCACCATTACAAAAAGTAATAGTAATTTAGGTATCGTTATTGATAATCAGGCAGTCACAAAACGTTTAAGACAGAGAGGTTATTCATTAGATTTAAAGCCGAATGCAGCTAGCAAAAATCACTATACTTTAAGAGGCTATCTTTCCCCTAAAATGGGCCCTTTATCATTTGCAGTTGCCTTGCAAAATCCAAATTTAGCCACCTATGATATTGTGGCCGGATTATTAAGAAAATACTCTATCCGCTATTCCAATTTAATCTATGGAAAAACTCCTCCTCTCGCTAAGTCCTTAGCTGAAAATAGCTCTCCTGAACTTGCTTTTTTAATAAAAAATATGTTAAAAAAGTCAGATAATCTTATTGCAGATAGTTTATTAAAAAAACTAGGGGAACAGTATTTTTCAGTGCAAGGTAGTTGGAAAACCGGTAGAAACGCTGTTCAAGCTATTCTTGCCAACAAAACAGATATTGATTTCAAGCAACTAGTGATGGTCGATGGCTCCGGCCTATCTCGTAACAATATAGTCACACCTAATGCCTTTGTTAAATTATTAAATTTCGCTTATACACAATTACCTGATAGTGATTTGTTTTTTGAATCCTTACCACAATCAGGAATCGATGGTACATTAAAACATCGTCTAGGTGGTCCTGCATTAGGTAGGATACACGCTAAAACGGGAAGCATGCATGGAATAAGTAGCTTAGCAGGTTATGTTCGAACCGCTAATAATCAAGTTCTAGCTTTTTCTATTTTAATTAATGATCCAATTCAAGGTAAAAATAATCAAGGAGGTTATCGCTTATTAGAAAATCGAATTTGTGAGTTTTTAGCTAGAAGTTATGTATAA
- the relA gene encoding GTP diphosphokinase, which produces MVKIKNSLYLNNDGSINLETWLHHAAMQRSQEDFKLIRQASILSQIVGESKTTPTHVSCLQQGLTMAEILLDLHLDKETIAASLIYSCVNYAELCLETVYEHLGPNVAKIIEGAKQMNAIRMANTAANLHQAQLENIRKMLLAMVEDMRVVLIKLAERTATMRTLDMLDRKASQIYARETLDIYAPLANRLGVGQLQWELEDLSLHYLEPKIYAQIAQLLQERLIDRESYVQIILTQLRKILGNAQLHNFEIYGRVKHIHSIYRKMQQKKLKFEELYDLNAIRILVNTVKDCYNVLSIIHSLWSPVSGQFDDYIATPKSNGYRSIHTAVLGPGQKILEIQIRTHQMHQESEHGLAAHWQYKETAQQQKESYQTKIAWLRQVLEWQKELVKRGKATVPGLTTVLDDRVYVFTPNGDILDLPKGSTPLDFAYHIHSEVGHRCRGAKINGAIVPLTYQLKIGEQIEILTAKQGNPSLDWLNPNLGYLYTARAKAKAHHWFKTQDYEKHLLHGEDLFNKEIQRLGLPTLDPEKLAHKLHFKTKKEMIAALGSGDLRIAQLLNAIQAQEKQLVSSLAQPEILLGKPRSSLPEGISIAGVTDLLTQTAGCCKPVPGDPIRGFITQSRGIVLHRDDCMHLLNLEPEKQNRLVDADWGQGVSQVYPVDVCVEAYNRPGLLRDVSTLIANEKLNLVALTLASDKPDPKAYIKLTIEISSLLSLSKVLDRIKQVPNVIDVRRQIIS; this is translated from the coding sequence ATGGTTAAAATAAAAAATTCGCTCTACTTGAATAATGATGGCAGTATTAATTTAGAAACCTGGTTACATCATGCCGCAATGCAACGTAGTCAAGAAGATTTCAAATTGATTCGACAAGCTTCTATTTTAAGTCAAATTGTGGGTGAATCAAAAACAACACCTACGCATGTCTCTTGCTTACAGCAAGGCCTCACTATGGCCGAAATTCTGTTAGATTTACATTTAGATAAAGAAACTATTGCGGCCTCCTTAATTTATAGTTGCGTAAATTATGCTGAGCTGTGTTTAGAAACGGTCTATGAACATTTAGGACCCAATGTGGCTAAAATAATCGAAGGCGCTAAACAAATGAACGCCATTCGTATGGCCAATACTGCGGCTAATCTTCATCAAGCACAATTAGAAAATATTCGAAAAATGTTACTTGCAATGGTAGAAGATATGCGAGTTGTTCTTATTAAACTCGCAGAACGTACCGCTACTATGCGAACGCTGGATATGTTAGATCGCAAAGCAAGCCAAATCTATGCACGCGAAACACTTGATATTTACGCTCCTTTAGCTAATCGTCTTGGGGTAGGTCAGCTACAATGGGAGCTGGAAGATCTATCTTTACATTATCTAGAACCTAAAATATACGCACAAATTGCACAACTTCTTCAAGAACGATTAATTGACCGAGAATCTTATGTACAAATTATTTTAACTCAATTACGAAAGATTTTAGGTAATGCTCAGTTACATAACTTTGAAATATATGGACGTGTAAAACATATCCATAGTATTTACAGAAAGATGCAACAAAAAAAATTAAAATTTGAAGAACTGTATGATCTAAATGCGATCCGTATTTTAGTCAATACCGTTAAAGATTGTTACAATGTTTTAAGTATCATTCATAGTTTATGGTCGCCTGTATCAGGACAGTTTGATGATTATATTGCAACACCAAAATCCAACGGTTATCGTTCTATCCATACAGCAGTTTTAGGTCCTGGCCAAAAAATACTTGAAATCCAAATTCGCACTCATCAAATGCACCAAGAATCTGAGCATGGTTTAGCTGCGCATTGGCAATATAAAGAAACTGCTCAACAACAGAAAGAAAGCTATCAAACTAAAATCGCCTGGCTCCGTCAAGTATTAGAATGGCAAAAGGAATTAGTAAAACGTGGCAAAGCCACCGTACCGGGTCTCACCACTGTTTTAGACGATCGAGTGTATGTCTTTACACCTAATGGAGACATCCTTGATCTACCTAAAGGTTCTACACCTTTGGACTTTGCTTACCATATTCATAGTGAAGTGGGACATCGTTGCCGAGGAGCAAAAATCAATGGCGCTATTGTCCCATTAACCTACCAACTAAAAATTGGTGAACAAATCGAAATTCTTACTGCAAAACAAGGCAATCCGAGTCTAGACTGGCTAAACCCAAATTTAGGCTATTTATACACGGCTCGCGCTAAAGCAAAAGCCCATCATTGGTTTAAAACTCAGGATTATGAAAAACATTTACTCCATGGTGAAGATTTATTTAATAAAGAAATTCAACGCTTAGGGTTACCAACTCTCGATCCTGAGAAGTTAGCTCACAAACTTCATTTTAAGACCAAAAAAGAAATGATTGCTGCATTAGGCAGCGGAGATTTACGAATTGCTCAACTTTTAAATGCGATACAAGCGCAAGAAAAACAATTAGTATCTAGCTTGGCACAACCGGAAATTTTGTTAGGCAAACCTCGTAGTAGCCTGCCTGAAGGTATTAGCATAGCTGGTGTTACCGATTTGTTAACGCAGACCGCCGGCTGTTGCAAACCTGTTCCAGGCGATCCTATCCGAGGCTTCATCACACAAAGTCGTGGCATTGTGTTACATCGTGATGATTGTATGCATTTACTCAACCTTGAACCTGAAAAACAAAATCGCTTAGTAGATGCTGATTGGGGACAAGGGGTTAGCCAAGTGTATCCAGTCGACGTTTGCGTAGAAGCCTACAATCGACCCGGTTTACTTCGTGATGTATCTACACTCATTGCTAATGAAAAATTAAATTTGGTCGCACTAACATTAGCTAGTGATAAACCGGATCCAAAGGCTTATATTAAATTAACTATCGAAATATCCAGTCTGCTCTCACTTAGCAAAGTCTTAGATCGAATTAAACAAGTGCCTAATGTTATTGATGTAAGAAGACAGATTATTAGCTAA
- the xseA gene encoding exodeoxyribonuclease VII large subunit, with the protein MSKETIYSISELNQMVQELLEDAFLPIWVEGEISNFASPNSGHWYFSLKDENAQVRCALFNGRHRYEDNQPKNGLKILARAKISLYPARGEFQLIIDQFEPAGEGALRKAFEKLKKQLAEEGLFEPQHKKSLPKFPSTIGVISSETGAALRDICIVLKLRFPAINIIVYPSLVQGKNASAQIVQQIKTANQRKECDVLILARGGGSLEDLWPFNEENVARAIFKSDLPLITGIGHETDLTIADFVADKRAATPTMAAQLASPDRREYQQQLDKTYQRVINIIHYVLKSYQQSLENLTKRLRHPQQRLQDGFQHCDELTQRLNLSIKNQLQLRQQKILGLSRTLQAISPLASLARGYAIVSDATSKKILRNSKEVKSGQKIITQLAKGELLCEVKAKL; encoded by the coding sequence ATGTCTAAAGAGACAATTTATAGTATTTCTGAACTCAATCAAATGGTGCAAGAATTATTGGAAGATGCATTTTTACCTATTTGGGTTGAAGGTGAAATTTCTAATTTCGCTAGCCCCAACTCTGGGCACTGGTATTTTTCTTTAAAAGACGAAAATGCTCAAGTACGCTGTGCGCTTTTCAATGGCCGGCATCGTTATGAAGATAACCAACCGAAAAATGGCTTAAAAATCTTAGCTCGTGCCAAAATTTCTTTATATCCCGCACGTGGAGAATTTCAATTAATCATTGACCAATTTGAACCTGCCGGTGAAGGAGCTTTACGTAAAGCATTTGAAAAATTAAAAAAACAACTTGCAGAAGAAGGATTATTTGAGCCGCAACATAAAAAATCTTTACCTAAGTTCCCTAGTACGATAGGCGTTATTAGTTCAGAAACCGGTGCTGCGCTGCGCGATATCTGTATTGTTCTTAAATTACGTTTTCCTGCTATCAACATCATTGTATATCCTTCATTAGTTCAAGGGAAAAATGCCTCGGCACAAATTGTTCAGCAAATAAAAACCGCAAATCAACGTAAGGAATGTGACGTTTTAATTTTGGCGCGAGGGGGAGGATCACTAGAAGATTTATGGCCTTTTAATGAGGAAAACGTAGCTAGAGCAATTTTTAAAAGCGATTTACCGCTCATTACTGGCATTGGACATGAAACAGATCTTACAATTGCAGATTTTGTTGCAGATAAGCGTGCTGCCACTCCAACTATGGCGGCACAATTAGCAAGTCCAGATAGGCGTGAATACCAACAACAATTAGATAAAACCTATCAGCGCGTTATTAATATTATTCACTATGTATTAAAAAGCTATCAGCAAAGCCTTGAAAACCTAACTAAGCGATTACGTCATCCCCAACAACGGTTACAAGATGGATTTCAACATTGTGATGAATTAACACAACGCTTAAATTTAAGCATAAAAAACCAATTACAATTACGTCAGCAAAAAATCTTAGGTTTATCCCGCACACTTCAAGCTATAAGCCCCTTAGCTAGCCTAGCACGCGGATATGCAATTGTTAGTGATGCAACAAGCAAAAAAATCCTACGTAACAGTAAGGAAGTAAAATCGGGGCAAAAAATTATTACCCAGCTGGCTAAGGGCGAATTACTGTGTGAAGTCAAAGCAAAGCTTTAA